One Streptomyces sp. B21-105 genomic region harbors:
- the murJ gene encoding murein biosynthesis integral membrane protein MurJ has product MKRTPIPAEATDAGSAKATETTGATEATGATEATGATEATGATEATGATEATGATKTTGATKTTGATGTTGATGATKTASAGRSSAVMAAGSVVSRATGFVRSAVVAAAVGTIGPTADGYAVGNALPTIVYMLLLGGALNAVFVPELVKAAKEHDDGGAAYTDRLVTVCVVALLAITAVAVWAAPAIVDAYTDYTGPQAAMTTAFARYCLPQIFFLGLFTLLGQVLNARGRFGAMMWAPVLNNVVVMAVFGGYLALALGGGDTLTATETAVLGWGTTAGIVVQALALVPALRAARFRWRPRFDWRGSGLTRPLRSAGWLVLLVLANQAAYWVTTRLATTAGSEGGPGYGAYNNAYVLWVVPHGIVTVSVVTALMPRMSAAAADGDTAAVRRDVSHALRVSASAVVPAACALFALAQPVMALVFGYGRTSADDTVAMAGILMAFAPGLVALSGQYVLSRTFYTLSDTRTPFLLNLVIVALNAALSLAAAHLLPARWAVTGMAAAYSLALCAGWVLTGLVLSRRLAVAHPLRSSAVGAHGRLLLAAVPATALGHLAALGAAAAGSLAAATAGAVVVVLTFALLARPLRLAELETLLRGLRLRRRRRPRRT; this is encoded by the coding sequence ATGAAGCGGACGCCGATACCCGCCGAAGCGACCGACGCGGGGAGCGCGAAGGCGACGGAGACCACGGGCGCGACGGAAGCGACGGGCGCGACGGAAGCGACGGGCGCGACGGAAGCGACGGGCGCGACGGAAGCGACGGGCGCGACGGAAGCGACGGGCGCGACAAAGACGACGGGCGCGACAAAGACGACGGGGGCGACGGGGACGACAGGGGCGACAGGGGCGACGAAGACGGCCTCCGCGGGACGCAGCAGCGCCGTGATGGCCGCCGGGTCCGTCGTCTCCCGCGCCACCGGCTTCGTCCGCTCCGCCGTGGTCGCGGCGGCGGTGGGCACCATCGGGCCGACCGCCGACGGTTACGCCGTAGGCAACGCCCTGCCCACGATCGTCTACATGCTGCTCCTCGGCGGCGCGCTCAACGCCGTCTTCGTGCCCGAACTGGTCAAGGCCGCCAAGGAGCACGACGACGGGGGCGCCGCGTACACCGACCGGCTGGTCACCGTCTGCGTCGTCGCCCTGCTGGCGATCACCGCGGTCGCCGTGTGGGCGGCTCCCGCGATCGTCGACGCGTACACCGACTACACCGGCCCGCAGGCGGCCATGACCACCGCGTTCGCCCGCTACTGCCTGCCCCAGATCTTCTTCCTCGGGCTGTTCACCCTGCTGGGACAAGTCCTCAACGCACGGGGCCGGTTCGGCGCGATGATGTGGGCGCCGGTCCTGAACAACGTCGTCGTCATGGCCGTCTTCGGCGGGTACCTGGCCCTGGCCCTAGGCGGCGGTGACACGCTCACCGCGACCGAGACCGCCGTGCTCGGCTGGGGCACGACCGCCGGCATCGTCGTCCAGGCGCTCGCCCTCGTGCCCGCGCTGCGCGCGGCCCGCTTCCGGTGGCGGCCCCGCTTCGACTGGCGCGGCAGCGGACTGACCCGCCCGCTGCGCTCGGCCGGCTGGCTGGTGCTGCTGGTGCTGGCCAACCAGGCCGCGTACTGGGTCACCACCCGGCTGGCCACGACCGCGGGCAGCGAGGGCGGCCCCGGATACGGCGCGTACAACAACGCCTATGTGCTGTGGGTCGTCCCGCACGGCATCGTCACCGTCTCCGTGGTGACCGCGCTGATGCCCCGGATGAGCGCGGCCGCCGCCGACGGGGACACCGCCGCCGTGCGGCGCGACGTCTCCCACGCCCTGCGCGTCAGCGCCTCGGCCGTCGTCCCCGCCGCCTGCGCGCTGTTCGCGCTGGCCCAGCCGGTGATGGCCCTCGTCTTCGGGTACGGCAGGACCAGCGCCGACGACACGGTCGCCATGGCGGGCATCCTGATGGCCTTCGCGCCGGGACTCGTCGCCCTGTCGGGCCAGTACGTGCTGTCCCGCACCTTCTACACGCTCTCCGACACCCGTACGCCGTTCCTGCTCAACCTCGTGATCGTCGCCCTCAACGCGGCACTGTCGCTGGCCGCCGCACACCTGCTGCCGGCCCGCTGGGCGGTGACCGGCATGGCGGCCGCGTACTCGCTGGCGCTGTGCGCGGGCTGGGTGCTGACCGGCCTCGTGCTGAGCCGCCGGCTGGCCGTCGCCCACCCCCTGCGCTCGTCCGCCGTCGGCGCGCACGGCCGGCTGCTGCTCGCCGCCGTCCCCGCCACCGCCCTCGGCCACCTGGCGGCGCTCGGCGCGGCGGCGGCGGGCTCCCTGGCCGCCGCAACTGCGGGCGCGGTCGTCGTCGTCCTCACCTTCGCCCTGCTCGCCCGTCCGCTGCGGCTCGCCGAACTCGAGACGCTGCTGCGCGGCCTGCGCCTGCGCCGGCGCAGGCGACCGCGCCGGACCTGA
- a CDS encoding response regulator transcription factor, whose amino-acid sequence MPRVLLIEDDPSVREGVELGLRRRGHEVRAAATGEAGLAALAEFRPDLLLLDLMLPGMNGVQVCRQVRERSQLPIIMLTARGDDFDVVIGLEAGADDYIVKPARTEVIEARIRAVLRRLDDGGPGRPAIEVYGALTVDRTGLTVAKNGRPLALAPSELKLLLHLSAAPEQVFSRQQLLEHVWEHSYHADARLVDACVARLRGKIEDEAGSPRYVQTLRGFGYRFGPL is encoded by the coding sequence ATGCCCCGCGTGCTCCTCATCGAGGACGACCCCTCCGTACGCGAGGGGGTCGAACTCGGTCTGCGCCGCCGCGGCCACGAGGTACGGGCGGCCGCGACCGGCGAGGCCGGCCTCGCCGCGCTCGCCGAGTTCCGCCCCGACCTGTTGCTGCTGGACCTGATGCTGCCCGGCATGAACGGCGTGCAGGTCTGCCGGCAGGTCCGCGAGCGCAGCCAGCTGCCGATCATCATGCTCACCGCGCGCGGCGACGACTTCGACGTCGTCATCGGCCTGGAGGCGGGCGCCGACGACTACATCGTCAAGCCCGCCCGCACCGAGGTGATCGAGGCCCGGATCCGGGCCGTGCTGCGCCGCCTGGACGACGGCGGCCCGGGCCGCCCGGCCATCGAGGTGTACGGCGCGCTCACCGTCGACCGGACCGGACTGACCGTCGCCAAGAACGGCCGGCCGCTCGCCCTCGCCCCCTCGGAGCTCAAGCTGCTGCTGCACCTCAGCGCCGCCCCCGAGCAGGTCTTCAGCAGGCAGCAACTGCTGGAGCACGTCTGGGAGCACAGCTACCACGCCGACGCCCGGCTGGTCGACGCGTGCGTGGCACGGCTGCGCGGCAAGATCGAGGACGAGGCCGGCAGCCCGCGTTACGTCCAGACCCTGCGGGGCTTCGGGTACCGCTTCGGGCCGCTGTGA
- a CDS encoding HAMP domain-containing sensor histidine kinase — protein sequence MLVAAVSAGTTAALTYREARNALLETAQDTAVTSFRDQVQQTGFSLPVRREGLQEVLRDIARKGKPHPWVVFAEYGSLRASSGENPVSTVITPELRRAATADPHGSFERVVKDGVPYLTIAMPTVFKASASSVLPSGLVLYAVMRMTDEQLNVDALLTAARDGALPGLVVALIPALLAARSVLRPVRELSRAARSMGSGRLDTRIPVRGSDELADLARTFNESAAQLERSVRELRAAEERARRFASDVSHELRTPLAGMLAVTEVLDEDADGLDADTARAVRLVSAETGKLAVLVEDLMEISRFDARAAELNTDEVDVAEAIGKTLQHRHWTDGRVRVELPGGIRARLDPRRFDVVVANLVGNALRHGGAPVTVRLRTEERPPGPPVLVTEVADSGSGIRPESLPHIFDRFYKADAARTRSAGSGLGLAITQENVKLHGGTIHAGNLPGGGAVFTVEIPLQAEEAGG from the coding sequence ATGCTGGTCGCGGCCGTCAGCGCCGGCACGACGGCCGCGCTGACCTACCGTGAGGCCCGCAACGCGCTGCTGGAGACCGCCCAGGACACGGCGGTCACGTCGTTCCGCGACCAGGTCCAGCAGACGGGCTTCTCGCTGCCCGTGCGGAGGGAGGGCCTGCAGGAGGTCCTGCGGGACATCGCCCGCAAGGGCAAGCCGCACCCCTGGGTGGTGTTCGCCGAGTACGGCTCGCTGCGCGCCTCCTCGGGAGAGAACCCCGTCTCCACCGTCATCACGCCCGAACTGCGGCGCGCCGCGACGGCCGACCCGCACGGCAGCTTCGAGCGGGTCGTCAAGGACGGCGTCCCCTACCTCACCATCGCCATGCCCACCGTCTTCAAAGCGAGCGCGTCGAGCGTGCTGCCCAGCGGTCTCGTCCTGTACGCCGTCATGCGGATGACCGACGAGCAGCTCAACGTCGACGCGCTCCTCACCGCCGCCCGGGACGGCGCCCTGCCCGGCCTCGTCGTCGCGCTGATCCCCGCCCTGCTCGCCGCCCGCAGCGTGCTGCGCCCGGTGCGGGAACTGAGCCGGGCGGCCCGCAGCATGGGCAGCGGCAGACTCGACACCCGCATCCCGGTGCGCGGCAGCGACGAACTGGCGGACCTGGCACGCACGTTCAACGAGTCGGCGGCCCAGCTCGAGCGTTCCGTACGGGAATTGCGTGCGGCAGAGGAACGCGCCCGTCGGTTCGCCTCCGACGTCTCGCACGAACTGCGCACCCCGCTCGCCGGGATGCTCGCCGTCACCGAGGTCCTCGACGAGGACGCGGACGGCCTGGACGCCGACACCGCGCGGGCCGTACGGCTGGTCAGCGCGGAGACCGGAAAGCTCGCCGTGCTCGTCGAGGACCTGATGGAGATCTCCCGCTTCGACGCCCGCGCGGCCGAACTGAACACCGACGAGGTCGACGTCGCCGAGGCCATCGGCAAGACGCTGCAGCACCGGCACTGGACCGACGGCCGGGTCCGCGTCGAACTGCCCGGCGGCATCCGGGCCCGCCTCGACCCGCGCCGCTTCGACGTGGTGGTCGCCAACCTCGTCGGCAACGCCCTGCGGCACGGCGGCGCGCCCGTCACGGTGCGCCTGCGCACCGAGGAGCGTCCGCCGGGCCCGCCCGTGCTGGTCACCGAGGTCGCGGACAGCGGGTCCGGCATCCGCCCCGAGTCGCTGCCGCACATCTTCGACCGCTTCTACAAGGCCGACGCGGCCCGTACCCGCTCGGCGGGCAGCGGCCTGGGACTGGCGATCACCCAGGAGAACGTGAAGCTGCACGGCGGAACGATCCACGCGGGGAACCTTCCGGGCGGCGGCGCCGTCTTCACCGTCGAGATACCGCTCCAGGCGGAGGAGGCCGGCGGATGA
- a CDS encoding DUF4232 domain-containing protein — MRTAPRSVSRRASASSVVVAAALALVGVQAAGQTATAATKEASSIVTCTTANTRLTVTEAARPLSHLLLKATNTGTKSCYAYSAPYLRAGADAQAVLPWADESTPQAVVTLKPGQSAYAGILTYSPDGEGGATEKTLGVFLADRKGHATDQEKTLNLPNGGVFFNSAATVTYWQDNAADALAW, encoded by the coding sequence ATGCGTACCGCTCCTCGTTCCGTCTCCCGCCGCGCCTCCGCCTCCTCCGTGGTCGTCGCCGCCGCCCTCGCGCTCGTCGGCGTCCAGGCCGCCGGGCAGACCGCGACCGCCGCCACGAAGGAGGCCTCCTCGATCGTCACCTGCACCACGGCCAACACCAGGCTGACGGTCACCGAGGCGGCACGCCCCCTCAGCCACCTGCTGCTCAAGGCCACCAACACGGGCACCAAGTCCTGCTACGCGTACAGCGCCCCCTACCTGCGGGCCGGCGCGGACGCCCAGGCCGTACTGCCGTGGGCCGACGAGAGCACGCCGCAGGCCGTGGTGACGCTCAAGCCCGGCCAGAGCGCGTACGCGGGCATCCTGACCTACTCCCCCGACGGCGAAGGCGGCGCCACGGAGAAAACCCTCGGCGTGTTCCTCGCCGACCGGAAGGGCCACGCGACGGACCAGGAGAAGACCCTGAACCTGCCGAACGGCGGTGTCTTCTTCAACAGCGCCGCCACCGTCACCTACTGGCAGGACAACGCGGCGGACGCCCTCGCCTGGTAA
- a CDS encoding helix-turn-helix domain-containing protein: MAAEEIADFAALMRELKQRSGLSYEALAKRAHMSTSTLHRYCKGEGVPGDNAAVARFARVCRATSEELVELHRRWVLADAARERARRATATAAADVNAETETETDAAPETDAEPDAARNPADRPEALPSIPAPAPIPVPTPESVPTATTPSPARRLPRLVRAARRRWAWTLIAASTAAAVAVTTALTLDLKGSGTGAGARAGAENGRSADAVTSSGPHSAATSPTHPSARPSPSQDPSASPRNGDAVPLTVSTRTYAWEDPQCEGKYLIDRPPGQVSPPVMGQDVPGWVRAHGAVAADGQRVALTVQGTGDDTVVIESLHVRVVDSSAPPAWNAYEGSSGCGGGVETRSFATDLDAGHPTVVPRAGQRGVPYKVSRSDPEVLYVTARVRAHDVKWYVELQWSSGGRQGTVRIDDHGKPFRTSGSRDRPLYQYLLGDTEWRRLTEENTA, from the coding sequence GTGGCGGCGGAAGAGATCGCTGATTTCGCGGCGCTGATGCGCGAGTTGAAGCAGCGGTCCGGCCTGAGTTACGAAGCTCTGGCGAAACGGGCGCACATGAGCACCTCGACGCTGCACCGGTACTGCAAGGGGGAAGGGGTCCCGGGTGACAACGCCGCCGTCGCCCGTTTCGCCCGGGTGTGCCGGGCGACCTCCGAGGAGCTGGTCGAGTTACACCGGCGCTGGGTCCTGGCGGACGCGGCCCGCGAACGCGCCAGGCGCGCGACGGCGACCGCGGCCGCGGACGTGAACGCGGAAACGGAAACAGAAACGGACGCGGCACCGGAAACGGACGCGGAACCGGACGCGGCACGGAACCCCGCGGACCGACCCGAAGCACTCCCATCGATCCCGGCCCCCGCACCCATTCCCGTTCCCACACCCGAATCCGTGCCCACCGCCACCACGCCCTCCCCCGCTCGCCGTCTGCCCAGGCTCGTGCGGGCCGCCCGCAGACGGTGGGCCTGGACCCTGATCGCGGCGAGCACCGCCGCCGCCGTGGCCGTGACCACCGCGCTCACCCTCGACCTGAAGGGCTCGGGCACGGGGGCGGGGGCGAGAGCGGGTGCGGAGAACGGCCGGTCGGCCGACGCCGTGACCTCCTCCGGACCGCACTCCGCCGCCACCTCCCCGACACACCCGTCGGCGCGGCCGAGCCCTTCCCAGGACCCGTCCGCGTCCCCGCGGAACGGGGACGCCGTCCCGCTGACGGTGAGCACCCGCACCTATGCCTGGGAAGACCCGCAGTGCGAGGGGAAGTACCTGATCGACCGGCCTCCCGGCCAGGTCTCGCCGCCGGTGATGGGGCAGGACGTGCCGGGCTGGGTGAGGGCGCACGGCGCCGTCGCCGCCGACGGGCAGCGCGTGGCGCTGACCGTACAGGGCACCGGGGACGACACCGTCGTCATCGAGTCCCTGCACGTCCGTGTGGTCGACTCGAGCGCGCCCCCGGCCTGGAACGCGTACGAGGGGTCGTCGGGCTGCGGCGGAGGAGTGGAGACGAGGTCGTTCGCCACGGACCTCGACGCCGGTCACCCCACCGTCGTGCCGAGGGCCGGCCAGCGCGGTGTGCCCTACAAGGTCAGCCGGTCCGATCCCGAGGTGCTGTACGTCACCGCCCGTGTCCGTGCCCACGACGTGAAGTGGTACGTGGAGCTGCAGTGGTCCAGTGGCGGCCGTCAGGGCACCGTACGGATCGACGACCACGGGAAGCCGTTCCGCACCAGCGGCAGCCGGGACCGCCCCCTCTACCAGTACCTGCTCGGCGACACCGAATGGCGTCGCTTGACGGAGGAGAACACCGCTTAG
- a CDS encoding DUF5990 family protein, translated as MRIRVDAFDLPGLTRPASADGATPACGNIHVAVQRRDRPAELLDPQPGDAPSATWTLECTTSTTPAGIEVAGPYVQHRLGRRFVYLSWGTVDEAGVFTMFRRAKLMLDAVPADVLAAAAREGLLVGRLGLTDAHGGPLCARVEPPHITWTAAPCPPGPPGAPGPPGAPGPPGAPGGQDAP; from the coding sequence ATGCGCATCCGCGTCGACGCCTTCGACCTGCCCGGACTCACCCGCCCCGCCTCCGCCGACGGTGCGACGCCCGCCTGCGGCAACATCCACGTCGCCGTGCAGCGCCGGGACCGTCCGGCCGAACTCCTCGACCCGCAGCCCGGCGACGCGCCGTCCGCGACCTGGACCCTGGAGTGCACCACGAGCACCACGCCGGCCGGCATCGAGGTCGCGGGGCCGTACGTGCAGCACCGGCTGGGCCGGCGGTTCGTCTACCTGTCGTGGGGGACGGTCGACGAGGCGGGCGTCTTCACCATGTTCCGCCGCGCCAAGCTCATGCTCGACGCCGTCCCCGCCGACGTACTCGCCGCCGCGGCCCGCGAAGGGCTGCTGGTCGGACGGCTCGGCCTGACCGACGCGCACGGCGGGCCCCTGTGCGCACGGGTCGAGCCCCCGCACATCACCTGGACCGCCGCACCCTGCCCACCCGGCCCACCCGGCGCACCCGGCCCACCCGGCGCACCCGGCCCACCCGGCGCACCCGGCGGCCAGGACGCCCCCTAA
- a CDS encoding DUF2182 domain-containing protein, whose amino-acid sequence MRHIRSSLFTPARSPAPTGAGGGLLPARDLAVAWLLVVLIAVPAWALTIGQARDMGVEPGTMGMALPLFLLLWVTMMAAMMLPSMAPVAITWVRGIGRQSSGWTRTVRTAGFVCGYLLVWTAFGLLAYAALAYTGGLVDDRPGAGRWIGAAAFLLAGLYQLGPLKYVCLRHCRDPMGHLVRYAGFRQPARDLRVGCHHGAYCVGCCAGLMVVLVPLGVMNVAAMALLAVVIFVEKLWSRGAWLGRVVGVAFLVLAVLAPFQDWLLPGLQGSMPSMDDM is encoded by the coding sequence ATGCGACACATCCGCAGTTCCCTCTTCACACCCGCCAGGTCACCCGCGCCGACCGGAGCGGGCGGAGGCCTGTTGCCGGCGCGGGATCTCGCGGTCGCCTGGCTCCTGGTCGTCCTGATCGCCGTCCCCGCCTGGGCGCTGACGATCGGGCAGGCGCGGGACATGGGGGTCGAGCCCGGCACGATGGGGATGGCCCTGCCGCTGTTCCTGCTGCTGTGGGTGACGATGATGGCCGCCATGATGCTGCCGTCCATGGCGCCGGTGGCCATCACGTGGGTGCGGGGGATCGGCCGGCAGTCCTCCGGCTGGACGCGGACCGTGCGTACCGCCGGGTTCGTCTGCGGATACCTGCTGGTGTGGACCGCGTTCGGACTGCTCGCCTACGCGGCCCTGGCCTACACCGGCGGCCTGGTGGACGACCGTCCGGGCGCCGGACGCTGGATCGGCGCGGCCGCGTTCCTGCTCGCGGGCCTGTACCAGCTCGGCCCCCTCAAGTACGTCTGCCTGCGGCACTGCCGCGACCCCATGGGTCACCTCGTGCGCTACGCGGGGTTCCGGCAGCCCGCCCGCGACCTCCGGGTCGGCTGCCACCACGGCGCCTACTGTGTCGGCTGCTGCGCGGGACTGATGGTCGTCCTGGTCCCGCTCGGCGTGATGAACGTGGCGGCGATGGCCCTGCTGGCCGTGGTGATCTTCGTGGAGAAGCTGTGGTCCCGTGGCGCTTGGCTGGGCCGGGTCGTGGGCGTCGCGTTCCTCGTGCTCGCCGTGCTCGCCCCGTTCCAGGACTGGCTGCTGCCGGGGCTGCAGGGGTCGATGCCGTCGATGGACGACATGTGA
- a CDS encoding DUF1326 domain-containing protein, with protein MTEQVTTGTRWRLSGDWFDVCKCAIPCPCTFAQPPTYGDCEGVLVWHIREGSFGDVPLDGLNVLMLGSFVGNPWAGTHTDPYAAVFLDERADERQRGALGAIFGGEAGGWPAQFGAMFHPEMRGMDFAPVHVEIDEDLGAWRAEIPGRVTAEAEALTGPTTPDGARVQVHNAPGAEVGPGQVATWGRATVDRADAFGFSWERSGKSSKHFSFDWSGPD; from the coding sequence ATGACAGAGCAGGTCACCACCGGTACGCGTTGGCGCCTGTCCGGTGATTGGTTCGATGTGTGCAAGTGCGCCATACCGTGCCCCTGCACGTTCGCGCAGCCCCCGACCTACGGCGACTGCGAAGGCGTGCTGGTCTGGCACATCCGCGAGGGCAGCTTCGGCGACGTGCCGCTCGACGGTCTCAACGTCCTGATGCTCGGCTCCTTCGTCGGCAACCCCTGGGCCGGCACGCACACCGACCCGTACGCCGCGGTCTTCCTCGACGAGCGCGCCGACGAACGGCAGCGCGGAGCGTTGGGAGCGATCTTCGGCGGCGAGGCGGGCGGGTGGCCGGCGCAGTTCGGCGCGATGTTCCACCCCGAGATGCGCGGCATGGACTTCGCCCCCGTCCACGTGGAGATCGACGAGGACCTCGGCGCCTGGCGGGCCGAGATTCCCGGCCGGGTCACGGCCGAGGCCGAGGCGCTCACCGGCCCGACGACCCCGGACGGCGCGCGGGTCCAGGTCCACAACGCGCCGGGCGCCGAGGTCGGCCCCGGCCAGGTCGCCACCTGGGGACGGGCCACCGTCGACCGCGCCGACGCGTTCGGCTTCTCCTGGGAACGCTCGGGGAAGTCCAGCAAGCACTTCAGCTTCGACTGGAGCGGTCCCGACTGA
- a CDS encoding transcriptional regulator, with amino-acid sequence MSAESAESDDRLERFDATVHAPIRLRVCALLDAAGEAEFGLVQKQLDLSASVLSKHVTVLMDAGYVEQRKAVRDTRQRVWLRLTQQGHDAYQGHLAALRAIVGPSDPAP; translated from the coding sequence GTGAGCGCCGAGAGCGCCGAGAGCGACGACCGGCTGGAGCGTTTCGACGCCACCGTCCACGCCCCGATCCGGCTGCGCGTCTGCGCTCTCCTGGACGCCGCGGGCGAGGCGGAGTTCGGCCTGGTCCAAAAGCAACTCGACCTCTCTGCCTCCGTGTTGAGCAAGCACGTCACCGTGCTGATGGACGCCGGTTACGTCGAGCAGCGCAAGGCCGTGCGCGACACCCGGCAGCGGGTGTGGCTCCGGCTGACGCAGCAAGGCCACGACGCATATCAGGGCCACCTCGCGGCACTGCGGGCCATCGTGGGCCCGTCGGACCCGGCTCCCTGA
- a CDS encoding glycoside hydrolase family 97 protein — MRDEQVSALSRRGMLKGTAVTLGLAAAGLATMRPAYAADASVRATSPDGRTSVTLSVVGGALRWSVLRSGGQVIDTSALGLRLSNGTTLGTDVTVIQNQHWTLNSVWNPVYGRNGTVTDHYQEQRWKLQDNVSGIRFSVQARAYDAGVALRYVLLDTGTATVADELTTFVFPDGTTVYSARDENEYLPVAPGSIPVTGTSSTDQGPLTDLPLTAALSSGVIACICESSRLNFPRLMLSSVSGQPGALSAFLMEHTARGSGPVATTSTVTTPFTTPWRAVVIGSTHAELVDNAELVLNLAPPGAVADTSWIKPGKVFRCELTTAAGIEGVDFAVARGLDYVEYDAGWYGPEFSTSDATKPIAAIDLPSVLSYATSKGVGVFLYVNRIALSDANSLFALYRSWGVTGIKLGFINDGTQAMTDQITGWARTAAEHRLLIDMHDDVRPFGYERTYPNYISLEGVRGNENFPTATHNVTLPFARNIGGPLDYTICYGQSRNKTTNAHQMAMAAVYYQPLNFLFWYDKPSKYANTANWPGLPWFNAIPTSWDESRTLTGSIGRHIAVARRRGSTWYLGAMTDETARTLSLPLSFLGAGAYTATVYADGTPGTSPYQTPVVVSTRTVTADTTLTVALAPAGGQAVILRPS, encoded by the coding sequence ATGAGAGACGAGCAGGTCAGCGCGCTGTCCCGCCGCGGGATGCTCAAGGGCACAGCCGTCACCCTCGGGTTGGCCGCGGCGGGGCTCGCGACCATGCGGCCCGCCTACGCGGCGGACGCCTCCGTCCGGGCGACCTCGCCCGACGGCAGGACGTCCGTCACCCTGTCCGTGGTCGGCGGAGCGCTCCGGTGGTCCGTCCTGCGCAGCGGCGGCCAGGTGATCGACACCTCGGCCCTCGGCCTCAGGCTGAGCAACGGCACCACCCTCGGCACCGACGTCACCGTGATCCAGAACCAGCACTGGACCCTCAACTCCGTCTGGAACCCGGTCTACGGCCGCAACGGGACCGTCACCGACCACTACCAGGAGCAGCGCTGGAAACTCCAGGACAACGTCTCCGGAATCCGTTTCAGCGTCCAGGCCCGCGCCTACGACGCCGGTGTCGCGCTCCGCTACGTCCTGCTCGACACGGGCACCGCCACTGTCGCAGACGAACTGACGACGTTCGTCTTCCCCGACGGCACCACCGTCTACAGCGCACGTGACGAGAACGAGTACCTCCCCGTCGCGCCGGGCTCCATCCCGGTCACCGGCACCTCGAGCACGGACCAGGGCCCCCTCACCGACCTGCCCCTGACCGCCGCCCTCTCCAGCGGTGTCATCGCATGTATCTGTGAGTCGTCCCGGCTGAACTTCCCCCGGCTGATGCTCAGTTCGGTGTCCGGGCAGCCGGGCGCCCTCTCCGCCTTCCTGATGGAGCACACCGCCCGGGGCAGCGGCCCGGTCGCGACGACCTCCACCGTCACCACACCGTTCACCACCCCGTGGCGCGCGGTGGTGATCGGCTCCACCCACGCCGAGCTCGTCGACAACGCCGAACTCGTCCTCAACCTGGCCCCGCCCGGCGCCGTCGCCGACACCTCATGGATCAAGCCGGGCAAGGTATTCCGCTGCGAACTCACCACCGCCGCCGGCATCGAGGGCGTCGACTTCGCCGTGGCCCGCGGCCTCGACTACGTCGAGTACGACGCCGGCTGGTACGGGCCCGAGTTCAGCACCTCGGACGCGACGAAGCCCATCGCCGCCATCGACCTGCCGTCCGTCCTCTCCTACGCCACGAGCAAGGGCGTAGGGGTCTTCCTCTACGTCAACCGCATCGCGCTGTCCGACGCGAACTCCCTCTTCGCCCTGTACAGGAGCTGGGGCGTGACGGGTATCAAGCTCGGCTTCATCAACGACGGCACCCAGGCGATGACCGACCAGATCACCGGCTGGGCCAGGACCGCCGCCGAGCACCGCCTGCTGATCGACATGCACGACGACGTCCGGCCGTTCGGCTACGAGCGCACCTACCCCAACTACATCAGCCTGGAGGGCGTCCGCGGCAACGAGAACTTCCCCACGGCCACCCACAACGTCACGCTGCCCTTCGCCCGCAACATCGGCGGCCCCCTGGACTACACGATCTGCTACGGCCAGTCCCGCAACAAGACGACCAACGCCCACCAGATGGCGATGGCCGCCGTGTACTACCAGCCGCTCAACTTCCTCTTCTGGTACGACAAGCCGTCCAAGTACGCCAACACCGCCAACTGGCCCGGGCTGCCCTGGTTCAACGCCATTCCCACCAGCTGGGACGAGAGCCGCACCCTCACCGGATCGATCGGCCGGCACATCGCCGTGGCCCGTCGGCGCGGCTCCACCTGGTACCTCGGCGCGATGACCGACGAGACGGCCCGGACCCTGTCGCTGCCGCTGTCCTTCCTGGGCGCCGGCGCCTACACGGCGACGGTCTACGCCGACGGCACCCCGGGCACCAGCCCCTACCAGACCCCCGTCGTCGTGAGCACCCGAACCGTCACCGCCGACACGACCCTCACCGTGGCCCTGGCCCCCGCCGGCGGCCAGGCCGTCATCCTCAGGCCGAGCTGA